The Miscanthus floridulus cultivar M001 chromosome 7, ASM1932011v1, whole genome shotgun sequence genome includes a region encoding these proteins:
- the LOC136467432 gene encoding mechanosensitive ion channel protein 1, mitochondrial-like: MAKQTATGIDRERLSAFDKVSSLGLIALGVIALAEACGVPVQSILTVGGVGGFATAFAARDILGNMLSGFSLQFSRPVVVGDYIKAGSIEGQVVEIGLTSTSLINTEKLPVVVPNSLFSSQVMCHD, translated from the exons ATGGCCAAACAAACTGCTACAGGAATTGACCGTGAAAGATTGTCAGCATTTGATAAGGTGTCATCGCTAGGACTGATAGCACTTGGAGTTATAGCTCTCGCTGAAGCTTGTGGTGTACCTGTGCAGTCAATATTAACTGTTGGTGGTGTTGGAG GTTTTGCTACTGCTTTTGCGGCAAGAGATATCCTTGGTAACATGCTGAGTGGATTCTCTCTACAATTTTCAAGGCCAGTCGTAGTTGGAGACTACATCAAG GCTGGTTCAATAGAAGGGCAAGTGGTTGAAATTGGACTGACTTCTACTTCATTGATAAATACAGAAAAGCTCCCCGTTGTAGTCCCTAACTCACTATTCTCCAGCCAAGTAATGTGTCATGATTGA